The genomic segment TGGCCGGCCTCCACGCCATCGCGGGCCCAGTGCACATGGCCGCCGTTGGCGGTCACGGCCGCCTCAAACTGCTCAAGCAGCTCGGGCATGCGGGAAGCCACGTCCCGTTTAATGCCGGAACCGGCCTCGCGCAGGTCTTGCCAGTCAGGAAGTTCCTCGACTACTTGCGCGCGCTTGTTGCGGATGGTGTGCGTGGCGTTATAGAGGTTGCGCCGCTGGGTGGCGTTGTAGAGGCCATCGTGGGCACCCTTTTGGAAGGAGCGTGAACCACGCAGGTAGCCAACGCCTTCCGGCGCGGTTGGGGGAACGGTGGGGTTTCCGAGGAAGGTGGTCACAGCATGAACTCCTTGGTGTAAGCGGCGGAATCCGGGGTCCACGGATGGTCCTTGGTGGAGGCGAGGATCTCGGCGATGTGCACGCTGCGGATGCCGCTGTGCTGGCGTGAGAGAGTCCCCGAGATGTTCATCAGGCAGGAGTAGTCCGCGGAGGTGACGTACTCAGCGAGCGTGGACTTAATGTTGCGGGTTTTGTCGCTCACCATGGCGGCGGAGGTTTCGGCGTTCTTTACGCAGAAGGTGCCGCCGAAGCCGCAGCATTCCTCGGAGAAGGGAAGCTCCACCAGGTCGATGCCTTCTACAGCGCGAAGCAGCCGGTAGGGGCGGTCGCCGAGTTGCAAAAGCCGACGCGAGTGGCAGGAGCTGTGATAGGTCACGCGGTGTGGGAAGAAGGCGCCAACATTCTCGCGCTGTTCCACATCGGTGAGGAACTCGCACAGCTCATAGGTTTTCTTGGCGGTCTGGGCTGCGCCGTCGCGCAGGGCCGCAGTGCCGTAGCGATCGGCGATGCGCTCATGTTCGTGACGCACTGCGGCCGCGCAGGAACCGGAGGGGCTGACAATGCAGTCGATGGAGGGGTCGGAGAAGGCGTCCACATAGTTTTCAATCTGTGGCACGGCTTCGCGCTGGTAGCCAGTGTTAATGTGCATCTGGCCGCAGCAGGTTTGTTTATCGGGGACCACAACATCGTGGCCGAGGCGAGACAGAATCAGCGCTGTCGCCTTGGCGATGTCCGGCCCGAGAACGTCACCGATACAGGTGGTAAAGATCGCGACTCGCACGGGCGCTCCTTTAACTAAAAGTTGGCTAACGATTATTGGCGCACAATGGCGTTTACATCATTCAGTGGCTGTGAGGTCTAGCTCGCGGCGGGGCCACATGCCTTAGTGCCTTGGACTGCCTGACGTGCCAAAGTCAAGAGGCCGCTGTGCATAGGGGGTAGCTTCTCGTCGCGGGCGAACGTGGGTACTACCAGCTTACGCCAGCACATCCTACGTTCGGACATGTCCAATCTACCCGAACTCCAGGCAGAATGTGAACCGATTATAGTTCCAAAAAATGCCGGTCCACCTGCATATATTTAAGAAACACTCCTGTTTCCTAATTGCATATGCCTCAGATGGGCCGGCTCAAGGGTGGGCTAGGGTGACCGCAAGCAGGCGTGCGCGCAACGGCCGGCCCAACGGGGGTAGAAAGCCAAGCGTTACCTAACCTTGTACTGCTGTGGTGCTTATCGACGCCACCTTGCTTGCGTATCCCATCAACCAGCCCACAAGCGTTGCCGAGTGGGCCGGTACTGGCAGCGAGGAGGCGTCGATAAGCGCGCTGGTGTGACTAGGGCACAACAGGTGCCATAAAGGACAGCACGTTGGTTTGGAGATAGACGATGGTGCACACCGCGAGCAAGAGGCCGAAGGACCACATCACCACGGACTTGAAGATGTCCGACTCGCGGCCTTCCATGTTCACGGCGGTGGCCGCAATCGCCAGGGACTGCGGGGAGATCATCTTGCCCACCACGCCGCCGGAGGTGTTGGCGGCAAGCATGAGATCCGGGTTGAGGCCCGCGTGGTGCGCGGCAGTCACCTGCATTTTGCCGAAGAGCGCATTAGCGGAGGTATCCGAGCCGGTCACTGCAGTGCCCACCCAGCCGAGAGTGGGGGCGAGGAAGGCATAGGCGCCACCGAGGGAGGCCACGAATTCACCGATGGCGATGGTCTGGCCGGAGTAATTCATCACATACGCCAGGCCCAGAACCAGCACGATCGTCAGCGCGGACCAGCGCATGCGGTAAGCGGTGTCGGTGAAGGCGTGCACAACCTGGCCAGCGTGGAGCGGATAGGTGCCGTTCTCATTAAAGAAGGCGTAGATCACGGCCACGATGAGACCCGAGATCAGCAGCAGCGTGCCCGGGTTGGCGATGATGGCGAAGGTGTAGGCGGACTTAATCGGCTCGCCGTGGGCGTTGACCAAACGACCGGCCAGCAGCGGCCACTCCACACTGATCTTGATGGATTTCAGTGCCTCGGGGATGGTGGTGCCCAAGTTAGCGATACCGAAGACAACGGTGACCACGCCGTAGGGCATGAGCGCCATCCACACTCGGCGGGCGGGTAGCTCCTCGGCCACGGCGGCCGGGGGAAGTTCCATGCGCTCACGTAGCGCGTCGATGCCGCGCGGGGTCCAGAATTGCAGGAAGATGAAGGCCACACCGAGAGACACGATGCAGGCGACCACGTCGGTGAGCTGGTAGGCGAAGAAGTTCGAGGTGGCCCACTGGGCAATAGCGAAGGCGCCGCCGATGACGAACGCTGGGATCCATGCTTCGCGCACACCGCGGATGCCATCGAGGATGAAGAGCAAAATGGCGGGAACAAAGATGGCGATCAGCGGGGCCTGGTGGCCCACGATGGCTGCGATATTGGCAGTTTGTTCGGTGGTGCGATCGGCTACGTCGCCGGCGGTGGTGATCGGAATTGCCACCGCGCCGAAGGCCACGGGGGCGGTGTTGGCCAGCAGTACGGCGGTGGCTGCGCGCAGCGGCTTCACGCCGAGAGCGAGGATCATGGTGGCGGTAATGGCCACGGGGGCGCCGAAGCCGGCAAGGGCCTCCAACAAGCCGCCGAAGCAGAAGGCAATAAGGATGGCTTGGATGCGTACATCGCCATCGCCGAGCTTGTCGAAGGTGCGGCGCAGATCCTCGAAGCGGCCCGAGGCCACGGTGATCTGGTAGAACCAGATCGCCATCACGATCACCCACACGATGGGCAATAGGCCGAAAAGGCCGCCGCGCAGGGCGGACATCAGGGCGAGCTCGGTGGGCATGCTGAAGCCGAAGATGGCCACCAAGATTGCGGCCACGGTGGCGGCAGCCGCGGAGACGTGAGCCCGGGCTTTGAAGCCGATGAGCAGAACGAAGAAGGTGACCAGGGGGATGGTTGCCACCGCGGCGGAGAGGCCGAGGCTGCCTCCCACTGCGTCAGTGACCACGGTAAATGTGTTGTTCACCGCAACTCCTTATGTGTGCTGTACCTGTATATGTCTGCTGTATCGGTTCAGTAGCAATTCACAGATGCCCCTGGCGCTGGCTGCCGACAATGGGGGTAGTGCGGCAGGTGCTTGACGCGGGCCAGTATCGCACTCACAGTGTGAAATCCTGCACATCGATACGGGGTGTGAGAGACATCGACAGGTGGGATGTGATGTTTATAACCATTGTTACGTAGGATGTCGTGATTCCAAAAACTTCCTGAGGTGCTCTATGTCTCATTTCAGGATTTTTTAAGAATATGCAGGGTGTTTGTGCAGGAAATGGTGGAGCAAACGGGGGTATGAGATACACTAATCCGCTATGACACCTGCCGATCTTGCTGCATTAATCCGAAGCACTGCTGAATCCGTGTTCGCCGAGCACGACCTCGATTCCTCTGTCCTTCCTGAGACAGTGACTGTCGAGCGTCCGCGTAATCCTGAGCATGGTGACTACGCCACCAACCTCGCCTTGCAGGTGGCCAAGCGGGCAGGGGCACAGCCCCGTGAGCTCGCCCAGTGGTTGGCTGAGGCGCTCGCGCAGCACGAAGGCGTCTCCGAGGCCGAGATCGCCGGCCCCGGCTTCCTCAACATTCGGCTCAACGCCGCCGCCCAAGGCGCGATCGTGGCCGAGATTCTCGCGGCCGGTGAGCGCTACGGCCACGCCGATACTCTCGCAGGTCAGCGCGTGAACCTAGAGTTTGTTTCCGCCAATCCCACCGGCCCCATTCACCTTGGTGGTACCCGCTGGGCTGCGGTGGGCGATTCCTTGGGTCGAGTGCTCGAGGCCAGCGGAGCGCAGGTGACCCGCGAGTACTACTTCAATGATCACGGCCGGCAGATCGACCGTTTCACTCATTCGCTCATCGCCGCCGCTAGGAATGAGCCAGCCCCGGAGGATGGCTACGCCGGTGCATATATTGCGGAGATTGCCTCTGCGGTCATGCACCGAGTGCCGGGTGTGCTCGAGCTGCCCGAGGCAGAGATGCATGAGGCCTTCCGCGCCCACGGGGTGGAGATGATGTTTGCGCACATTAAAACCTCCCTGGCAGAGTTCGGCACCACCTTCGACGTGTACTTCCACGAGAACTCGCTGTTCGAATCCGGTGCGGTGGACGCCGCAGTGCAGACGCTGAAGGACAACGGCAGCCTGTACGCATCCGACGGCGCCTGGTGGCTGAAGTCCACCGATTATGGCGATGATAAGGACCGCGTGGTGATCAAATCGGATGGCGATGCCGCCTACATCGCCGGCGATATCGCCTATGTGGCCGACAAGATCGACCGCGGCCATGATCTCTGCATCTACATGCTGGGCGCAGATCACCACGGCTATATCTCTCGCCTGCGCGCCGCCGCGGCCGCTCTGGGCTACCGCCCGGAGCAGGTTGAGGTGCTCATTGGCCAGATGGTGAATTTGGTGCGAGACGGCAAGCCCGTGCGCATGTCCAAGCGTGCCGGCACGGTGATCACCCTCGATGATCTCGTCGAGGCCGTGGGCGTGGACGCGGCCCGTTATGCCATGATTCGTTCCTCCGTGGACCAAAGCCTCGATATTGATCTCGAGCTCTGGGCCTCGCGCTCCTCCGACAACCCGGTGTTCTATGTGCAGTATGGTCACGCACGTCTGTGCTCGATTGCGCGCAAGGCTGCCGAGTTGGGTGTGAGCCTCGAGAACGCAGATATCGATTTCTCGGTCCTTGACAGTGAGCGGGAAGGCGATCTTATTCGCACGCTAGGCGAGTTCCCAGCGGCGATTGCGTCCGCCGCTGACCTGCGCGAACCACACCGCATCGCCCGCTACGCCGAGCAGCTGGCCGGCACTTTCCACCGTTTCTACGACACCTGCCAGATCCTGCCGAAGGCCGGCGAGGAGACCTCCGAGCTGCACATTGCGCGCCTGGCGCTCGCCGCCGCAAGCCGCCAAGTTCTCAGCAACGCGCTCGGGTTGTGCGGGGTCACCGCGCCGGAGCGCATGTAGCGTACGGTAACCTCGTTCACCACGAACTCCCGACCGCAGATGGCAGCGATCGCTTATCGACGCCACCTCGCCGCCCACTTTCGCGCCTAGCGAAACGGCGGCCTTGGCGGTGGGTGGGCGTGAGTACCGCCGATCACAAGACGATTTAGAGTAAAGAAGCCCTTTGATGAACGACTTCAACAGCATCCCCTCTCACGTGTGGCCGCGCAATGCCGTGCGCCAAGACGATGGCGTGGTCACTATCGCTGGTGTGCCCCTTCCTGAGATCGCGGACACCTACGGCACCCCGTGCTACGTGATCGATGAGGACGATTTCCGGAGCCGCTGCCGCGATATGGCCGAGGCTTTCGGCGGCGGCGAGAACGTGCACTATGCATCGAAGGCTCTGCTTACCGCCACCGTGGCGCGCTGGGTCGACGAAGAGGGGCTGTGTATGGACGTGGCCTCCCTCGGTGAGCTGCAGATTGCGCTCGCCGCGGGTTTTCCGGCCGAGCGTATTACCGCCCATGGCAATAACAAGTCCGTCGCTTTCCTGCGCGCCATCATCTCCGAGAAGGTGGGCTCGGTTGTTCTCGACAACGCCGGCGAGCTCGAGCTGCTGGATGAGCTCAGCGCCGCCTCCGAGCACATCCAGGATGTGCTCATCCGGGTGAAGCCCGGGATCGAGGCCCACACCCACGAGTTCATCGCCACCGCCCACGAGGATCAAAAGTTCGGTTTCTCTCTCGCCTCGGGCTCCGCCATGGAGGCTGCTCGGGCTGCGGCGCGTGCCGAGAACCTCCGGCTGGTGGGCCTGCACTGCCACGTGGGCTCTCAAGTGTTCGACGCCGAGGGCTTTTCCGTAGCAGCGGAGCGGGTGCTCGGCTTGTTCAGGCAGCTGCACGATGAGCTACCGGCGGATGAACTCGCCCAGCTCAGCGTGCTCGATCTCGGTGGCGGCTACGGTATTGCCTACACCGAAGATGAGGAGCCGCTGAACGTGCGCGCAGTGGCGGCCGATGTGATTGGCCGCGTCGCCGAAGTCGCCGACCAGCTGGGCATTCCGGCTCCCTCGGTGAAGGTTGAGCCCGGGCGAGCAATTGCTGGGCCGGCGGCTGTGACCCTCTACGAGGTCGGCTCCGTCAAGGATGTCCACGTGGACGAGGACACCACCCGCCGCTATGTGGCCGTGGACGGCGGTATGAGCGATAACATCCGCCCAGCGCTCTATGGCGCGGCCTACGACGGCCGCCTTGTCAGTCGCTTTGCGGA from the Corynebacterium ciconiae DSM 44920 genome contains:
- a CDS encoding L-lactate permease, whose product is MNNTFTVVTDAVGGSLGLSAAVATIPLVTFFVLLIGFKARAHVSAAAATVAAILVAIFGFSMPTELALMSALRGGLFGLLPIVWVIVMAIWFYQITVASGRFEDLRRTFDKLGDGDVRIQAILIAFCFGGLLEALAGFGAPVAITATMILALGVKPLRAATAVLLANTAPVAFGAVAIPITTAGDVADRTTEQTANIAAIVGHQAPLIAIFVPAILLFILDGIRGVREAWIPAFVIGGAFAIAQWATSNFFAYQLTDVVACIVSLGVAFIFLQFWTPRGIDALRERMELPPAAVAEELPARRVWMALMPYGVVTVVFGIANLGTTIPEALKSIKISVEWPLLAGRLVNAHGEPIKSAYTFAIIANPGTLLLISGLIVAVIYAFFNENGTYPLHAGQVVHAFTDTAYRMRWSALTIVLVLGLAYVMNYSGQTIAIGEFVASLGGAYAFLAPTLGWVGTAVTGSDTSANALFGKMQVTAAHHAGLNPDLMLAANTSGGVVGKMISPQSLAIAATAVNMEGRESDIFKSVVMWSFGLLLAVCTIVYLQTNVLSFMAPVVP
- the lysA gene encoding diaminopimelate decarboxylase, yielding MNDFNSIPSHVWPRNAVRQDDGVVTIAGVPLPEIADTYGTPCYVIDEDDFRSRCRDMAEAFGGGENVHYASKALLTATVARWVDEEGLCMDVASLGELQIALAAGFPAERITAHGNNKSVAFLRAIISEKVGSVVLDNAGELELLDELSAASEHIQDVLIRVKPGIEAHTHEFIATAHEDQKFGFSLASGSAMEAARAAARAENLRLVGLHCHVGSQVFDAEGFSVAAERVLGLFRQLHDELPADELAQLSVLDLGGGYGIAYTEDEEPLNVRAVAADVIGRVAEVADQLGIPAPSVKVEPGRAIAGPAAVTLYEVGSVKDVHVDEDTTRRYVAVDGGMSDNIRPALYGAAYDGRLVSRFAEGEYTTTRIVGAHCESGDILIPEASYPNDLGRGDLFAIAATGAYCYVMSSRYNAFLRPPIVSVRGGQAKLMVRRETVEDILALENTGEH
- a CDS encoding (Fe-S)-binding protein, which translates into the protein MRVAIFTTCIGDVLGPDIAKATALILSRLGHDVVVPDKQTCCGQMHINTGYQREAVPQIENYVDAFSDPSIDCIVSPSGSCAAAVRHEHERIADRYGTAALRDGAAQTAKKTYELCEFLTDVEQRENVGAFFPHRVTYHSSCHSRRLLQLGDRPYRLLRAVEGIDLVELPFSEECCGFGGTFCVKNAETSAAMVSDKTRNIKSTLAEYVTSADYSCLMNISGTLSRQHSGIRSVHIAEILASTKDHPWTPDSAAYTKEFML
- the argS gene encoding arginine--tRNA ligase; the protein is MTPADLAALIRSTAESVFAEHDLDSSVLPETVTVERPRNPEHGDYATNLALQVAKRAGAQPRELAQWLAEALAQHEGVSEAEIAGPGFLNIRLNAAAQGAIVAEILAAGERYGHADTLAGQRVNLEFVSANPTGPIHLGGTRWAAVGDSLGRVLEASGAQVTREYYFNDHGRQIDRFTHSLIAAARNEPAPEDGYAGAYIAEIASAVMHRVPGVLELPEAEMHEAFRAHGVEMMFAHIKTSLAEFGTTFDVYFHENSLFESGAVDAAVQTLKDNGSLYASDGAWWLKSTDYGDDKDRVVIKSDGDAAYIAGDIAYVADKIDRGHDLCIYMLGADHHGYISRLRAAAAALGYRPEQVEVLIGQMVNLVRDGKPVRMSKRAGTVITLDDLVEAVGVDAARYAMIRSSVDQSLDIDLELWASRSSDNPVFYVQYGHARLCSIARKAAELGVSLENADIDFSVLDSEREGDLIRTLGEFPAAIASAADLREPHRIARYAEQLAGTFHRFYDTCQILPKAGEETSELHIARLALAAASRQVLSNALGLCGVTAPERM